From Myotis daubentonii chromosome 20, mMyoDau2.1, whole genome shotgun sequence, the proteins below share one genomic window:
- the TNNT2 gene encoding troponin T, cardiac muscle isoform X1, with amino-acid sequence MPNLVPPKIPDGERVDFDDIHRKRIEKDLNELQTLIEAHFENRKKEEEELVSLKDRIEKRRAERAEQQRIRSEREKERQNRLAEERARREEEENRRRAEDEARKKKALSNMMHFGGYIQKTERKSGKRQTEREKKKKILAERRKVLAIDHLNEDQLREKAKELWQCIYNLEAEKFDLQEKFKQQKYEINVLRNRINDNQKVSKTRGKAKVTGRWK; translated from the exons ATGCCCAACCTGGTGCCGCCCAAGATCCCTGATGGAGAGAGGGTGGACTTCGAC GACATCCACCGGAAGCGCATCGAGAAGGACCTGAACGAGCTGCAGACGCTGATCGAGGCTCACTTCGAGaacaggaagaaggaggaggaggagctcgTCTCGCTCAAAGACAGGATC GAGAAGCGCAGGGCGGAGCGGGCGGAGCAGCAGCGCATCCGGAGCGAGCGGGAGAAGGAGCGGCAGAACCGCCTGGCG GAGGAGCGAGCccggcgggaggaggaggagaaccgCAGGCGCGCGGAGGACGAGGCCCGTAAGAAGAAGGCGCTTTCCAACATGATGCACTTCGGGGGCTACATCCAGAAG ACGGAGCGGAAAAGCGGGAAGAGGCAGACGGAGcgggaaaagaagaagaagattcTGGCCGAGAGGAGGAAGGTGCTGGCCATCGACCACCTGAATGAAGATCAGCTCAG GGAGAAGGCCAAGGAACTGTGGCAATGCATCTACAacctggaggctgagaagttcgACCTGCAGGAGAAGTTCAAGCAGCAGAAATACGAA ATCAACGTGCTCCGAAACAGAATCAATGACAACCAGAAAGT GTCCAAGACCCGGGGGAAGGCCAAGGTCACGGGGCGCTGGAAGTGA
- the TNNT2 gene encoding troponin T, cardiac muscle isoform X2, translating to MRTARAPARARARRCHQGSLPPHTFSPGALGGTGGSRCRDSSPGFVGGTAAHLSGRTLPSALRGWGGGRTRCSTRREGFSLPPVSSGPGLGSRRPEHWVPALWARAEPGGLVGREKAKELWQCIYNLEAEKFDLQEKFKQQKYEINVLRNRINDNQKVSKTRGKAKVTGRWK from the exons ATGCGCACCGCGAGGGCGCCGGCAAGGGCGCGTGCTCGCCGCTGCCACCAGGGGTCGCTGCCGCCCCACACATTCTCCCCGGGCGCGTTGGGTGGGACTGGCGGCAGCAGGTGCAGGGACTCCTCGCCGGGCTTTGTGGGCGGAACAGCGGCTCACCTGTCGGGGCGCACCTTGCCCTCTGCgctcagggggtggggagggggtcgaactagatgctccacaaggagagagggcttctcccttccccccgTGTCCTCAGGACCTGGTCTTGGCAGCCGCAGACCTGAGCACTGGGTACCTGCTCTCTGGGCCCGGGCTGAGCCCGGTGGgctggtgggcag GGAGAAGGCCAAGGAACTGTGGCAATGCATCTACAacctggaggctgagaagttcgACCTGCAGGAGAAGTTCAAGCAGCAGAAATACGAA ATCAACGTGCTCCGAAACAGAATCAATGACAACCAGAAAGT GTCCAAGACCCGGGGGAAGGCCAAGGTCACGGGGCGCTGGAAGTGA